One Flavobacterium sp. 90 DNA segment encodes these proteins:
- a CDS encoding GNAT family N-acetyltransferase yields MNQKNIPFNVLEKWLKAWSLSRELPLPVKYKSGLMVEVGYEDQKRRYVFTELNIDFLELSESINQPGIFLKVCASADTLKNRISQKWNIQPQGYMMTCFQPMNIPNHSLNDNYKLEFEHYNSTYLVRIVTLEGELASTGRIILVDDLAVYDRISTEPQHKRLGLASILIKELEKIALANGIRNNFLVATEEGKLLYESLGWEVYCPYTSIVIPDEN; encoded by the coding sequence ATGAATCAAAAGAACATTCCTTTTAATGTTTTAGAAAAATGGCTTAAAGCATGGTCATTATCAAGAGAATTACCATTGCCTGTAAAATACAAATCAGGACTTATGGTAGAAGTTGGTTATGAAGATCAAAAAAGACGTTATGTTTTTACCGAACTAAATATTGATTTTTTAGAATTATCAGAATCTATAAATCAGCCTGGGATTTTTCTAAAAGTTTGCGCTTCTGCTGATACATTAAAAAACAGAATCTCTCAAAAATGGAATATTCAGCCACAAGGTTATATGATGACTTGTTTTCAACCAATGAATATTCCAAATCACAGTTTAAACGATAATTATAAATTAGAATTTGAGCACTATAATAGTACTTATTTGGTTCGAATTGTTACTCTAGAAGGCGAATTAGCTTCGACAGGACGCATTATTCTTGTCGATGATTTAGCAGTTTATGATCGAATTTCGACCGAACCTCAACATAAAAGATTGGGGCTTGCTTCTATACTAATAAAAGAACTCGAGAAGATTGCTTTAGCAAATGGTATACGCAATAATTTTTTGGTTGCAACCGAAGAAGGCAAATTATTATATGAATCTCTTGGATGGGAAGTTTACTGTCCTTATACCTCTATTGTAATTCCTGACGAGAATTAA